One part of the Anaeromyxobacter sp. Fw109-5 genome encodes these proteins:
- a CDS encoding GFA family protein yields MLTATCHCGAVRVELPRRPRSLTSCNCSICRRYGTLWAYYKPSSIRVVCAAGATSSYSWGHRTIRFVRCDTCGCVTHYERDGSPERSVGVNARNVDPAELGSVRVRRLDGAATWKYLD; encoded by the coding sequence GTGCTGACCGCCACCTGCCACTGCGGCGCCGTACGCGTCGAGCTGCCGCGAAGGCCCCGCTCCCTGACGAGCTGCAACTGTTCGATCTGCAGACGGTACGGCACCCTCTGGGCGTACTACAAGCCGAGCTCGATCCGAGTCGTGTGCGCGGCCGGTGCGACGTCGAGCTACTCCTGGGGTCACAGGACCATCCGCTTCGTCCGCTGCGACACGTGTGGATGCGTGACCCACTACGAGCGCGACGGCTCTCCGGAGCGGAGCGTCGGGGTGAACGCGCGCAACGTCGATCCGGCCGAGCTGGGCTCGGTGCGCGTCCGCAGGCTGGATGGCGCGGCGACGTGGAAGTACCTGGACTGA
- a CDS encoding DUF488 domain-containing protein, which yields MSVRIVRLGGPRGTGEGLRIGTVRRPPRGVPAARFAAEDWYDVWYPELAPSVATMKLGKAAQSERDWARFAKKFRAEMAQPGASRTLDLLARLSHAAEFSVGCYCEDEARCHRSVLRELLAARGAKIG from the coding sequence ATGAGCGTTCGTATCGTCCGCCTCGGCGGTCCCCGCGGCACCGGGGAGGGTCTACGAATCGGCACGGTGCGCCGCCCGCCGCGTGGCGTGCCGGCGGCGCGCTTCGCCGCGGAGGACTGGTACGACGTCTGGTATCCGGAGCTCGCGCCGAGCGTCGCGACGATGAAGCTCGGCAAGGCGGCGCAGTCGGAGCGCGACTGGGCGAGGTTCGCGAAGAAGTTTCGCGCCGAGATGGCCCAGCCCGGGGCGAGCCGCACGCTCGATCTGCTCGCCAGGCTCTCGCACGCCGCGGAGTTCTCCGTGGGGTGCTACTGCGAGGATGAGGCGCGCTGCCATCGGTCGGTGCTGCGCGAGCTGCTCGCGGCGCGAGGGGCGAAGATCGGGTGA
- a CDS encoding 5'-3' exonuclease H3TH domain-containing protein, which translates to MRVHLVDGTFELFRAHFSPRMASHRARAGGEAKATVGLVISLLGLLHDAAEGVTHLAVAFDNPIRSFRNDLWAGYKSDEGVPPELRAQFDAAEEAARALGLVVWSMRELEADDALATGVRRFRDAVEQVRIVTPDKDLGQCLDGGRVVMVDRVRRREIDEGSLLARRGIRPESVPDYLALVGDSADGIPGVPGFGPVTAARLLAAHGHLDAIPEQPARWPAGIRGATQLAATLVEHRDAAVLYRRLATLVSDAPLAESLEELRWQGIPRARFERWCEKVDARPLLATLGARSARWADG; encoded by the coding sequence ATGCGCGTCCATCTCGTCGACGGCACGTTCGAGCTGTTCCGGGCTCACTTCTCCCCCCGCATGGCCAGTCACCGCGCGAGGGCAGGAGGGGAGGCGAAGGCGACCGTCGGGCTCGTCATCTCGCTGCTCGGGCTCCTGCACGACGCCGCCGAGGGCGTGACGCACCTGGCCGTGGCGTTCGACAACCCCATCCGCTCGTTCCGGAACGATCTCTGGGCCGGGTACAAGAGCGACGAGGGGGTCCCTCCCGAGCTCCGGGCGCAGTTCGACGCGGCGGAGGAGGCGGCCCGCGCCCTCGGCCTCGTCGTCTGGTCGATGCGGGAGCTCGAGGCCGACGACGCGCTCGCCACCGGCGTTCGCCGGTTCCGGGACGCGGTGGAGCAGGTCCGGATCGTCACGCCCGACAAGGACCTCGGGCAGTGCCTCGACGGTGGCCGGGTCGTGATGGTCGACCGCGTGCGCCGGCGTGAGATCGACGAGGGGTCGCTCCTCGCGCGCAGAGGGATCCGCCCGGAGAGCGTGCCCGACTACCTCGCCCTCGTGGGTGACTCCGCGGACGGGATCCCGGGCGTTCCCGGGTTCGGGCCGGTGACCGCCGCGCGGCTCCTGGCGGCGCACGGCCACCTCGACGCCATCCCGGAGCAGCCGGCGCGCTGGCCCGCGGGCATCCGCGGAGCGACCCAGCTCGCCGCGACGCTCGTCGAGCACCGCGACGCCGCCGTGCTGTACCGACGCCTGGCGACGCTGGTCTCGGACGCGCCGCTCGCGGAGTCGCTCGAGGAGCTGCGCTGGCAGGGGATCCCGCGCGCCCGGTTCGAGCGGTGGTGCGAGAAGGTGGACGCCCGTCCGCTCCTCGCCACGCTGGGTGCCCGGAGCGCGCGCTGGGCCGACGGGTGA
- a CDS encoding VOC family protein, producing MVQAATKSFVEKVHGVRYQVRDVARSVSFYTQQLGFALEHEQLPAFANVSLGEAHLLLSGPGASGSRPMPDGQQQEPGGWNRVVLKVTDLAGFIAELKKAGVRFRNEVETGPGGRQVQIEDPDGNPIELFEPARSR from the coding sequence ATGGTCCAGGCCGCCACGAAGTCATTCGTCGAGAAGGTCCACGGCGTCCGCTATCAGGTGAGAGACGTCGCTCGCTCCGTGTCGTTCTATACGCAACAGCTCGGGTTCGCGTTGGAGCACGAGCAGCTCCCCGCATTTGCGAACGTCTCTCTGGGTGAGGCGCATCTGCTGCTCAGCGGGCCTGGTGCATCAGGCTCGCGGCCGATGCCGGACGGGCAGCAGCAGGAGCCGGGCGGCTGGAACCGGGTGGTGCTGAAGGTCACGGATCTTGCGGGCTTCATCGCTGAGCTGAAGAAGGCAGGCGTCCGGTTTCGCAACGAGGTGGAGACAGGCCCTGGCGGTCGACAAGTCCAGATCGAGGATCCGGACGGGAATCCCATCGAGCTCTTCGAGCCCGCTCGATCGCGGTAG
- the infA gene encoding translation initiation factor IF-1, giving the protein MSEKEAGIEVQGRVEESSGSMYRVKLDQGPIVLAYPSGKMKRFRIRIITGDRVKVELSPYDLTRGRITYRDK; this is encoded by the coding sequence ATGAGCGAGAAGGAAGCCGGTATCGAGGTGCAGGGCAGAGTGGAAGAGTCGAGCGGCAGCATGTACCGCGTGAAGCTCGATCAGGGCCCGATCGTACTGGCCTATCCGTCCGGCAAGATGAAGCGGTTCCGCATCCGCATCATCACGGGCGACCGGGTGAAGGTTGAGCTGTCGCCGTACGACCTGACGCGCGGCCGCATCACCTATCGCGACAAGTAG
- a CDS encoding MOSC and FAD-binding oxidoreductase domain-containing protein: MVRRLNIDGDRQGDLAGHGGEQRAVLVYQLASYRFWEKELGRGGFTFGQFGENFTVDGLPDDEVCIGDRYRIGGAIFEVTQPRVTCYRVGIRMDDPRMPALLVSSGRPGFYLRVLQEGDVAAGDEIAKVADGPERMTVARVNALLYLPGHLRADLERALRIPALSPGWRGSFQAMLDHAGAATGAPAGNPGLDPPSSPAPAWPGFRPLRIARITPESGSVVSIELEPADGSSLARALGGQFVVLRLRPAPGGPPLLRSYSLSGAPSLERYRVSVKREPHGVASAYLCERARVGDLLEVSAPRGTFTLRDGEGPVVLLGAGVGATPVLAMLHVLAMERSRREVWWLFGGRNRDDHPFREESRGLVRALPGGHSHVRYSRPRPEDVPGTDFDAPGRLTVAALEEVGVPRDADFYLCGPPAFLSDLTAGLAGWGVSRARIHTEVFGPGESMTPGIAPAAARTPHPPLGPAGSGPLVSFARSGLAVRWSPSRGSLLELAEACDVPARWSCRTGVCHNCQSGLISGSVAYDPEPLDPPAPGSVLICCSRPTGDVVIDL; the protein is encoded by the coding sequence ATGGTGAGACGGCTCAACATCGACGGCGACCGGCAGGGCGACCTGGCTGGCCACGGGGGAGAGCAGCGAGCGGTGCTCGTCTACCAGCTCGCCTCCTACCGGTTCTGGGAGAAGGAGCTCGGTCGAGGGGGCTTCACCTTCGGGCAGTTCGGCGAGAACTTCACCGTCGACGGCCTGCCCGATGACGAGGTGTGCATCGGCGACCGGTATCGCATCGGGGGCGCGATCTTCGAGGTGACGCAGCCGCGCGTGACCTGCTACCGCGTCGGCATACGCATGGACGACCCCCGGATGCCGGCGCTCCTCGTCTCGAGCGGCAGGCCCGGCTTCTACCTGCGCGTGCTCCAGGAGGGCGACGTCGCGGCGGGCGACGAGATCGCGAAGGTGGCGGACGGCCCGGAGCGCATGACCGTTGCGCGGGTGAACGCGCTCCTCTACCTGCCGGGCCACCTCCGCGCGGATCTGGAGCGGGCGCTCCGCATCCCGGCGCTGAGCCCGGGCTGGAGAGGATCCTTCCAGGCCATGCTCGACCACGCGGGGGCGGCCACAGGGGCGCCGGCGGGCAACCCTGGGCTGGACCCTCCGTCGTCGCCGGCACCGGCCTGGCCGGGCTTCCGCCCGCTCCGTATCGCCCGCATCACGCCGGAGAGCGGCAGCGTGGTGTCCATCGAGCTCGAGCCCGCCGACGGGAGCTCCCTCGCGCGGGCGCTGGGTGGGCAGTTCGTGGTGTTGCGGCTTCGGCCCGCTCCGGGAGGGCCTCCCCTGCTGCGCAGCTACTCGCTCTCCGGTGCGCCGAGCCTCGAGCGATACCGCGTCAGCGTCAAGCGCGAGCCGCATGGAGTGGCGAGCGCCTATCTGTGCGAGCGCGCTCGCGTAGGCGACCTGCTGGAGGTGAGCGCGCCTCGGGGGACGTTCACGTTACGTGATGGCGAGGGGCCCGTCGTCCTGCTCGGCGCCGGGGTGGGAGCGACCCCGGTGCTGGCGATGCTCCACGTGCTGGCCATGGAGCGCTCGCGGCGGGAGGTGTGGTGGCTGTTCGGCGGACGCAACCGCGACGATCACCCGTTTCGCGAGGAGTCCCGCGGCCTGGTACGCGCGCTCCCCGGCGGGCACTCTCACGTCCGCTACAGCCGGCCGCGCCCGGAGGACGTGCCCGGGACCGACTTCGACGCTCCCGGACGTCTCACCGTCGCCGCCCTCGAGGAGGTGGGGGTTCCCCGCGATGCGGACTTCTACCTGTGCGGCCCTCCCGCGTTCCTGAGCGACCTGACCGCCGGCCTGGCGGGGTGGGGGGTCTCACGGGCGCGGATCCATACGGAGGTGTTCGGGCCCGGCGAATCGATGACGCCTGGGATCGCGCCCGCTGCTGCCCGCACGCCACACCCACCCCTCGGGCCGGCCGGCTCGGGACCGCTCGTCTCGTTCGCCCGGAGCGGGCTCGCCGTTCGGTGGAGCCCGTCGCGCGGCTCCCTGCTCGAGCTCGCGGAGGCCTGCGACGTGCCAGCGAGGTGGTCGTGCCGCACGGGCGTCTGCCACAACTGTCAGAGCGGGCTCATCTCGGGCTCCGTGGCCTACGACCCCGAACCACTCGATCCCCCCGCGCCCGGCAGCGTGCTCATCTGTTGCTCGAGGCCCACCGGAGACGTGGTCATCGATCTCTGA
- the rsgA gene encoding ribosome small subunit-dependent GTPase A → MVRPELIGFGPFFSSQLSLEELQSSLVGRAVAARGRSLLVQFPDGAHAVLVPGRLRAEGVLPVVGDFVVATPGPDRTVARVLERRTWLSRNVAGGATAEQVLAANVDVVFVVQGLDEGPNPRRLERTLAAVHAGGAEPVIVLTKPDRAEDLAAALAEARGAAPAVEVEVASGLTGEGVAALAARLRSDRTGVLVGPSGAGKSTLVNALLGREAQRTAPVRGSDDRGVHTTTGRELFLLPAGGALVDGPGIRELRLWDASGLDATFEDLAAIAARCRFRDCSHGSEPGCAVREAIADGHLDAARVESHRKLALELERQAARREGGAARVERARWKAVSKALRRLPRERGR, encoded by the coding sequence GTGGTTCGTCCCGAGCTCATCGGCTTCGGTCCCTTCTTCTCTTCGCAGCTCTCCCTGGAGGAGCTCCAGTCGTCCCTCGTCGGTCGCGCGGTCGCGGCTCGCGGCCGCAGCCTCCTCGTCCAGTTTCCGGACGGCGCCCATGCCGTCCTCGTCCCGGGCCGGCTGCGCGCCGAGGGCGTCCTCCCGGTGGTGGGCGACTTCGTCGTCGCGACCCCCGGGCCCGATCGCACCGTCGCCCGCGTCCTCGAGCGCCGCACCTGGCTCTCCCGGAACGTCGCGGGTGGAGCGACCGCGGAGCAGGTGCTCGCCGCCAACGTGGACGTCGTGTTCGTCGTGCAGGGGCTCGACGAGGGCCCGAACCCGCGCCGCCTCGAGCGGACGCTCGCGGCGGTGCATGCGGGCGGGGCGGAGCCGGTGATCGTCCTCACGAAGCCGGACCGGGCGGAGGACCTCGCCGCGGCGCTCGCCGAGGCCCGCGGCGCTGCGCCCGCCGTCGAGGTCGAGGTCGCCTCCGGGCTCACCGGCGAGGGCGTCGCCGCGCTCGCGGCGCGCCTGCGCTCGGACCGGACCGGCGTCCTCGTGGGCCCCTCCGGCGCGGGGAAGTCCACCCTCGTGAACGCGCTCCTCGGCCGCGAGGCGCAGCGCACCGCGCCGGTGCGTGGCTCCGACGACCGGGGCGTCCACACGACGACGGGCCGCGAGCTCTTCTTGCTCCCCGCCGGCGGCGCGCTGGTGGACGGTCCGGGGATCCGCGAGCTGCGGCTCTGGGACGCGAGCGGGCTCGACGCGACGTTCGAGGACCTCGCGGCGATCGCGGCGCGCTGCCGGTTCAGGGACTGCTCGCACGGGAGCGAGCCCGGGTGCGCCGTCCGGGAGGCGATCGCCGACGGGCACCTCGACGCCGCGCGCGTCGAGAGCCACCGCAAGCTCGCGCTCGAGCTCGAGCGTCAGGCGGCGCGCCGCGAGGGTGGCGCGGCGCGGGTGGAGCGCGCGCGGTGGAAGGCGGTCTCGAAGGCGCTGCGCCGGCTGCCGCGCGAGCGGGGGCGCTGA
- a CDS encoding MDR family oxidoreductase, whose protein sequence is MFKAILVEKADAGHVAHLAELDEGRLPDGEVTVRVEYSTLNYKDALAITGRSPVVRKYPMVPGIDLAGVVEASGDPARRPGDRVLLNGWGVGESHWGGLAQRARVKSAWLLPVPDRLTTRQAMAIGTAGYTAMLCVLALERHGIAPGDGEVLVTGASGGVGSIAVALLSRLGHSVVASTGRAEESDYLRSLGASEILDRAQLSAPGKPLGKERWAGAVDSVGSHTLANVCATTRYRGAVAACGLAQGMDFPATVAPFILRGVTLYGIDSVMAPTELRREAWSRLERDLEADRLDAITREIALGEAIAAAGEVLAGRVRGRLVVDVNR, encoded by the coding sequence GTGTTCAAAGCGATTCTCGTGGAGAAGGCCGACGCGGGGCACGTCGCCCACCTCGCCGAGCTGGACGAAGGCCGGCTGCCGGACGGCGAGGTGACCGTGCGCGTCGAGTACTCGACGCTCAACTACAAGGATGCCCTCGCCATCACGGGCAGGTCGCCGGTGGTGCGCAAGTATCCCATGGTGCCGGGGATCGACCTCGCCGGCGTCGTGGAGGCGAGCGGCGATCCCGCGCGCCGACCGGGCGACAGGGTGTTGCTGAACGGGTGGGGCGTGGGCGAGAGCCACTGGGGCGGTCTCGCCCAGAGGGCGCGAGTGAAGAGCGCCTGGCTGTTGCCGGTGCCCGACCGATTGACGACGCGGCAGGCGATGGCCATCGGCACCGCGGGATACACGGCCATGCTCTGCGTGCTCGCGCTCGAGCGGCACGGCATCGCGCCGGGCGATGGCGAGGTGCTGGTCACCGGCGCCAGCGGCGGCGTGGGCAGCATCGCCGTCGCGCTGCTCTCGAGGCTGGGCCACTCCGTCGTGGCATCCACGGGCCGCGCCGAGGAGTCGGACTACCTCCGTTCCCTGGGCGCCTCGGAGATCCTCGACCGCGCGCAGCTCTCGGCGCCGGGCAAGCCGCTCGGCAAGGAGCGCTGGGCCGGCGCGGTGGACTCGGTCGGCAGCCACACCCTGGCGAACGTGTGCGCGACCACCCGGTATCGCGGGGCGGTCGCGGCCTGCGGGCTGGCGCAGGGGATGGACTTCCCCGCCACGGTGGCGCCCTTCATCCTCCGCGGCGTCACCCTCTACGGCATCGACAGCGTGATGGCCCCCACGGAGCTGCGCCGAGAGGCCTGGTCGCGGCTGGAGCGCGATCTCGAGGCGGACAGGCTCGACGCGATCACCCGCGAGATCGCGCTGGGAGAGGCGATCGCCGCCGCCGGAGAGGTCCTCGCGGGCAGGGTCCGCGGGCGGCTGGTGGTCGACGTGAATCGATGA
- a CDS encoding molecular chaperone DnaJ, with protein sequence MEVETCRMCGGDGRVGNALGGSSATCPSCHGSGRRAEASSGFHDVTKTKPSHYRPAAAVATGPKVPATPEGMQLAREVNASTVLFADAKTRLIAEIVNHESTHGRCTKTFIKKVRKQARPG encoded by the coding sequence ATGGAAGTCGAGACGTGCCGGATGTGCGGTGGGGACGGGCGGGTCGGCAACGCGCTCGGCGGCAGCTCCGCGACCTGTCCCAGCTGCCACGGGTCCGGGCGACGCGCCGAGGCGTCGTCCGGCTTCCACGACGTCACCAAGACGAAGCCGTCGCACTACCGCCCGGCGGCCGCGGTGGCCACGGGGCCGAAGGTGCCCGCGACGCCGGAAGGCATGCAGCTCGCTCGAGAGGTGAACGCCTCCACGGTGCTGTTCGCGGACGCCAAGACGCGCCTGATCGCGGAGATCGTGAACCACGAGAGCACCCACGGACGGTGTACGAAGACCTTCATCAAGAAGGTCCGCAAGCAGGCTCGGCCGGGGTGA
- a CDS encoding NADPH-dependent F420 reductase → MTTIGFIGAGHIGSQLARLAVANGYQVVMSNSRGPETLAGLVKELGPQARAGTPLEAARAGDLVVVTIPLRSYRSVPVEPLAGKVVIDTNNYYPQRDGHIPALDAETTTTSELLQAHLPTSKVVKAFNHIHAADLTQDGQPPGTRNRRALAIAGDDPGAKATVSHLIDRFGFDVVDLGSLKEGWRIQRDTPGYGPRRTAEELRGDVAAAKRYAQR, encoded by the coding sequence ATGACGACCATCGGCTTCATCGGGGCAGGGCACATCGGCAGTCAGCTCGCACGTCTCGCCGTGGCGAACGGCTACCAGGTGGTGATGAGCAACTCGCGAGGGCCGGAGACGCTCGCCGGCCTGGTGAAGGAGCTCGGCCCGCAGGCTCGGGCGGGGACGCCCCTCGAGGCGGCGCGCGCAGGCGATCTCGTGGTCGTCACCATCCCTCTGAGGAGCTACCGTTCCGTTCCGGTGGAGCCGCTCGCCGGCAAGGTCGTCATCGACACGAACAACTACTACCCGCAGCGCGACGGCCACATCCCAGCCCTCGACGCCGAGACCACGACCACCTCCGAGCTCCTCCAGGCCCACCTGCCGACCTCGAAGGTGGTGAAGGCGTTCAACCACATCCACGCGGCCGATCTCACCCAGGATGGCCAGCCGCCCGGGACCCGGAACCGAAGAGCGCTGGCGATCGCCGGCGACGACCCCGGGGCGAAGGCGACCGTGAGCCACCTCATCGATCGGTTCGGGTTCGACGTCGTCGATCTCGGGTCGCTGAAGGAGGGCTGGCGGATCCAGCGCGACACGCCCGGATACGGACCGCGGCGCACCGCCGAAGAGCTTCGCGGCGACGTGGCCGCCGCGAAGCGGTACGCCCAGAGGTGA
- a CDS encoding histidine phosphatase family protein: MAPTERHLLLVRHGETDWNAAGRWQGQTDVPLNATGRAQAAALAARLRPEGVRAIATSDLCRARGTAEIVGEALGLRIAFVDADLRERAYGLWEGLTRGECEARFPEEWARHVSDPRAPPPAGESTDALLARVLPAIERAAGRLESPAVLVTHGGVMRAFLAAALGACPGPAQVAPPRFIPNGGVWRVRLVAGRVVGAAALHGDAP; the protein is encoded by the coding sequence ATGGCGCCGACCGAACGACACCTGCTCCTCGTGCGGCACGGTGAGACGGACTGGAACGCCGCCGGGCGGTGGCAGGGCCAGACGGACGTGCCGCTCAACGCGACGGGCCGGGCGCAGGCGGCCGCGCTCGCCGCTCGGCTGCGCCCCGAGGGTGTCCGCGCGATCGCGACGAGCGACCTCTGCCGCGCGCGCGGCACCGCCGAGATCGTGGGCGAGGCGCTCGGGCTCCGCATCGCGTTCGTGGACGCGGACCTGCGCGAGCGCGCCTACGGGCTCTGGGAGGGCCTCACCCGGGGAGAGTGCGAGGCGCGATTTCCGGAGGAGTGGGCGCGCCACGTCTCCGATCCGCGCGCGCCGCCGCCCGCCGGCGAGTCCACGGACGCGCTGCTCGCGCGCGTCCTCCCGGCGATCGAGCGGGCCGCCGGGCGCCTCGAGTCGCCGGCCGTGCTCGTGACCCACGGCGGCGTGATGCGGGCGTTCCTCGCCGCCGCCCTCGGCGCCTGCCCGGGGCCCGCGCAGGTCGCGCCGCCGCGCTTCATCCCGAACGGCGGCGTGTGGCGGGTGCGCCTCGTCGCCGGGCGCGTGGTCGGGGCGGCGGCGCTTCACGGCGACGCCCCCTGA
- a CDS encoding DMT family transporter produces the protein MPPDAAAVFLGLASAASWGAGDFTGGLASKRSPVLGVLALGQAAGVALIVALALLLREESPARAALAWSVAAGASGAIGLAALYRGLAVGRMAVVAPLSAVLSATIPLAWSAIVEGVPPPSKLVGFALALAGIWLIARAGPPGERRDGLGLALLAGCGFGGFLVLMDRGAQGGTFWPLAAARGTSLALALAAAAVRRGPWVPARSAAPLVVLSGALDAGGNAFFILAAQAGRLDVAAVLSSMYPASTVLLAAGLLRERVSRTQGAGIVAVLGAIALIAG, from the coding sequence ATGCCGCCCGACGCCGCCGCCGTCTTCCTGGGTCTCGCGTCCGCCGCGTCGTGGGGCGCAGGCGACTTCACCGGAGGGCTCGCATCGAAGCGGTCGCCGGTCCTCGGTGTCCTCGCGCTCGGCCAGGCGGCCGGCGTCGCGCTCATCGTCGCGCTCGCGCTGCTCCTCCGCGAGGAGTCGCCCGCGAGGGCCGCGCTCGCGTGGAGCGTCGCGGCCGGCGCGTCAGGGGCCATCGGCCTGGCCGCGCTGTACCGCGGGCTCGCGGTGGGGCGGATGGCGGTGGTCGCGCCCCTCTCCGCGGTGCTCTCGGCGACGATCCCGCTCGCGTGGAGCGCGATCGTCGAGGGCGTGCCGCCGCCTTCGAAGCTCGTCGGGTTCGCCCTCGCGCTCGCCGGCATCTGGCTCATCGCGCGCGCAGGCCCGCCCGGTGAGCGCCGAGACGGGCTCGGGCTCGCGCTCCTCGCCGGGTGCGGCTTCGGCGGGTTCCTCGTGCTGATGGACCGCGGCGCGCAGGGCGGGACCTTCTGGCCCCTCGCCGCGGCGCGCGGCACGTCGCTGGCGCTCGCCCTCGCCGCGGCCGCCGTCCGCCGCGGCCCCTGGGTGCCGGCGAGGTCGGCCGCGCCGCTCGTCGTGCTCTCCGGGGCGCTCGACGCGGGCGGGAACGCCTTCTTCATCCTCGCGGCGCAGGCCGGCCGCCTCGACGTCGCGGCGGTCCTCTCCTCCATGTACCCCGCGAGCACCGTGCTGCTCGCGGCAGGGCTGCTGCGGGAGCGCGTGAGCCGGACGCAGGGCGCCGGGATCGTGGCGGTGCTGGGCGCGATCGCCCTGATCGCGGGGTGA
- the fusA gene encoding elongation factor G — protein MYTDFSKLRNIGISAHIDSGKTTLTERILFYTNRIHAIHEVKGKDGVGAKMDSMELERERGITIASAATHCEWKGLHFNIIDTPGHVDFTIEVERSLRVLDGAILVLCSVAGVQSQSLTVDRQMRRYKVPRLAFVNKCDRSGANPLRVKEQLREKLQHNPVLMQLPIGLEDKFEGVVDLVTMKAVRFSGQDGEVITESEIPAELQEQAAKAREEMLDAASMFSDELTEAILEDRVTEALVKAAIRKGTIELKLTPVFMGSAYKNKAVQKLLDGVVDYLPDPTEVVNEAHDLAKDEQKVVLTIDNDKPTVALAFKLEDGRYGQLTYLRIYQGRLSRDMFITNMRTKKDHRVGRLVRMHSDEMEDIDAAGSGDIVAMFGIECNSGDTFTDGKVKLNMTSMHVPDPVISLSIKPADSKSEANMGKALRRFTREDPTFRAGIDEESSETIIRGMGELHLEVYIERMKREYNAIVEVSPPQVAYRETVSQRAEFAYTHKKQTGGSGQFGRVCGYIEPCEQAFEFVDDVVGGAIPREFISAVEKGFRSMLAKGRLLGFPVVNVRVVINDGASHAVDSSDIAFQEAARGAWREGFDRAKPRLLEPIMRVGVETPSEFSGGVLGTLMQRRAMIVGSQEDGGLVRIEAEVPLAEMFGYSTTLRSSTQGKAEFSMEFSRYLPVPLAMAEELMAKAGKKAAEGGKK, from the coding sequence GTGTACACGGATTTCTCGAAGCTCCGGAACATCGGGATCTCGGCCCACATCGACAGCGGGAAGACCACGCTGACGGAGCGGATCCTCTTCTATACGAACCGGATCCACGCCATCCACGAGGTGAAGGGCAAGGATGGCGTCGGCGCCAAGATGGACTCGATGGAGCTCGAGCGCGAGCGCGGCATCACCATCGCCTCCGCCGCGACGCACTGTGAGTGGAAGGGGCTCCACTTCAACATCATCGACACCCCCGGGCACGTCGACTTCACCATCGAGGTCGAGCGGTCGCTGCGCGTCCTCGACGGCGCCATCCTGGTGCTCTGCTCCGTCGCCGGCGTCCAGAGCCAGTCGCTCACCGTCGACCGCCAGATGCGGCGCTACAAGGTCCCCCGCCTCGCCTTCGTCAACAAGTGCGACCGGTCCGGCGCGAACCCGCTGCGGGTGAAGGAGCAGCTCCGCGAGAAGCTCCAGCACAACCCCGTGCTGATGCAGCTCCCGATCGGCCTCGAGGACAAGTTCGAGGGCGTCGTCGACCTCGTGACGATGAAGGCGGTCCGCTTCAGCGGGCAGGACGGCGAGGTCATCACCGAGTCCGAGATCCCCGCCGAGCTGCAGGAGCAGGCGGCGAAGGCGCGCGAGGAGATGCTCGACGCCGCGTCGATGTTCTCCGACGAGCTGACCGAGGCGATCCTCGAGGATCGGGTCACCGAGGCGCTCGTCAAGGCGGCGATCCGCAAGGGGACCATCGAGCTGAAGCTCACGCCGGTGTTCATGGGCTCGGCCTACAAGAACAAGGCCGTCCAGAAGCTGCTCGACGGCGTCGTCGACTACCTCCCCGACCCCACCGAGGTGGTCAACGAGGCCCACGACCTCGCGAAGGACGAGCAGAAGGTCGTGCTCACGATCGACAACGACAAGCCGACGGTGGCGCTGGCGTTCAAGCTCGAGGACGGCCGGTACGGTCAGCTCACGTACCTGCGCATCTACCAGGGCAGGCTCTCGCGCGACATGTTCATCACCAACATGCGCACGAAGAAGGATCACCGGGTCGGACGGCTCGTGCGCATGCACTCCGACGAGATGGAGGACATCGACGCGGCCGGCTCCGGCGACATCGTCGCGATGTTCGGGATCGAGTGCAACTCGGGCGACACGTTCACCGACGGCAAGGTCAAGCTCAACATGACCTCGATGCACGTGCCGGATCCGGTGATCTCCCTCTCCATCAAGCCGGCCGACTCCAAGAGCGAGGCGAACATGGGGAAGGCGCTCCGGCGCTTCACGCGCGAGGATCCGACGTTCCGGGCCGGCATCGACGAGGAGAGCAGCGAGACGATCATCCGCGGGATGGGCGAGCTCCACCTCGAGGTCTACATCGAGCGCATGAAGCGCGAGTACAACGCGATCGTCGAGGTGTCGCCGCCGCAGGTCGCCTACCGCGAGACGGTGAGCCAGCGCGCCGAGTTCGCCTACACGCACAAGAAGCAGACCGGCGGCTCGGGGCAGTTCGGCCGCGTGTGCGGGTACATCGAGCCCTGCGAGCAGGCGTTCGAGTTCGTCGACGACGTGGTGGGCGGCGCCATCCCCCGCGAGTTCATCTCCGCGGTCGAGAAGGGCTTCCGCTCGATGCTCGCCAAGGGGCGGCTGCTCGGCTTCCCGGTCGTGAACGTGCGCGTCGTCATCAACGACGGCGCGAGCCACGCGGTCGACTCGTCCGACATCGCGTTCCAGGAGGCCGCTCGCGGCGCCTGGCGCGAGGGCTTCGATCGCGCGAAGCCGCGGCTGCTCGAGCCGATCATGCGGGTCGGCGTCGAGACGCCGTCCGAGTTCTCCGGCGGCGTCCTCGGCACCCTCATGCAGCGGCGCGCGATGATCGTGGGCTCCCAGGAGGACGGCGGCCTCGTCCGCATCGAGGCCGAGGTGCCGCTGGCCGAGATGTTCGGGTACTCGACGACGCTCCGGTCCTCCACGCAGGGCAAGGCGGAGTTCAGCATGGAGTTCTCCCGGTACCTGCCGGTCCCGCTGGCGATGGCCGAGGAGCTCATGGCGAAGGCCGGCAAGAAGGCGGCGGAGGGCGGCAAGAAGTAG